One genomic window of Camelina sativa cultivar DH55 chromosome 5, Cs, whole genome shotgun sequence includes the following:
- the LOC104785899 gene encoding uridine nucleosidase 1 has protein sequence MACGMENCNGKISNGDVFGISSKREKLIIDTDPGIDDSMAIMMAFQTPELEILGLTTVFGNVTTQDATRNALLLCEIAGFPDVPVAEGTSEPLKGGIPRVADFVHGKNGLGDVSLPPPSITKSEKSAAEFLDEKVSEFPGEVTILALGPLTNLALAIKRDSSFASKVKKIVVLGGAFFSLGNVNPAAEANIYGDPEAADVVFTSGADITVVGINITTQLKLSDDDLLQLRNSKGKHAKLLSDMCNFYRDWHVKSDGVYGVFLHDPVSFVAVVRPDLFTYKKGVVRVETQGICVGHTLMDQGLKRWNGSNPWVGYSPISVAWTVDVEGVLEYVKAKLMKP, from the exons ATGGCTTGTGGTATGGAGAATTGTAATGGTAAGATCTCAAACGGTGACGTTTTCGGTATCTCTTCCAAGCGTGAGAAGCTCATTATTGATACAGACCCTGGAATCG ATGATAGTATGGCGATAATGATGGCGTTTCAAACACCGGAGCTGGAGATATTAGGATTGACTACTGTGTTTGGGAATGTTACTACACAAGATGCTACTCGTAATGCCTTACTCCTG TGTGAGATTGCTGGCTTCCCTGATGTTCCTGTCGCAGAAGGTACTTCTGAGCCTTTAAAG GGTGGAATTCCTCGTGTTGCTGATTTTGTGCACGGTAAAAATGGACTAGGAGATGTCTCACTTCCTCCTCCAAGTATAACGAAATCTGAGAAAAGTGCAGCTGAGTTTCTAGATGAGAAGGTCTCAGAATTCCCGGGGGAAGTCACCATTCTAGCCCTCGGACCTCTAACCAACCTGGCATTA gCCATCAAACGCGATAGTTCATTTGCTAGTAAGGTgaagaaaattgttgttcttggTGGAGCCTTCTTTTCTTTGGGAAATGTCAATCCTGCAGCTGAGGCTAAT ATATATGGTGACCCGGAAGCAGCTGATGTTGTGTTTACATCTGGAGCAGATATTACTGTTGTTGGTATAAACATCACAACCCAACTTAAACTATCAG ATGATGACCTCTTACAGCTGCGTAACTCCAAGGGGAAACATGCTAAATTGTTAAGCGATATGTGCAATTTCTACAGAGATTGGCACGTCAAATCTGATGGTGTTTACG GTGTGTTCCTCCACGACCCAGTCAGCTTTGTGGCTGTTGTACGGCCTGATCTATTCACATACAAGAAAGGTGTCGTACGGGTGGAAACTCAAGGAATATGCGTTGGCCACACGCTCATGGATCAAGGCCTCAAGAG ATGGAACGGAAGCAATCCGTGGGTAGGATATTCACCGATATCAGTGGCTTGGACAGTCGACGTAGAAGGAGTTCTGGAATATGTCAAAGCAAAGCTGATGAAGCCATAA